gtttaataaatttgcttttcttttcatcatttttctttttttgtgtaatgtatttaatattttgttcaATTTTCATTTTAGAATCAATAGACAAACATTTATTTACCTTGATGCATGATTCTTGTCAGGCGGTTCTGTTTTTCTTTTTGATCGGAAGGTATTAAGGTACTTCCGGAAGGATGGCCACAACTGgagaaagaagaaagacgggaaaACTGTTAAGGAAGCCCATGAAAAACTGAAGGTACAGAGATAGATGACCATTTTGTTTTAGTATACCTGGCCTATCCAGACAAGTTTATGACTGTTTTGAAACACATATACGGTTGGTCAAGTAAATGAAAAACTTTATATCTTTCTGGATATTCCCAACTTCAGGTTGGAAGTGTTGATATGTTACACTGCTACTACGCCCATGGAGAAGATAACGAAAATTTTCAGAGGCGAAGCTACTGGTTGCTTGAACAGTAAgtcttaaattttaaatacttcAAACTAACTTTCATGATCGATCTCACAAACTCTGGTGGTATTTGCTTATGTCAGAGGGTTCCTAGCCTTTTTCTCATAGATTGTGCCACAAATTTTGTCCTTGGTTTTTTTTTCCCCACTTTTTATCCAGCCAACGTTTGCTTCAAAACCAATTGCAACATTTGCTTTCCAATCTTAACTATGAGACATTTATTACAACCTCTTGAattgtttaattttaaatcCTGCAATATTTCctaatattttttatcattGAAAAATTGCCttgctatttttttaaaattatcataGACTGAACCCTTGAAGGTACACGAGTTCTCACAAGCTTTATTAATCTCAGAATAAGGGTAATAACAAAATAGCCCTTACTAAGGAAAAAATAGTCTTTGATCAAATGAATCTAGATCTGTTTATGAGTTGCCATGAAACTTCAATTAGTTCCTTGGCACCTTATTTGTTTTTCTTATAGTAAAAAGTGATTCTGCAGAGATTTTTGTCTCTTCTtcattttagttttgatggtaGTGTAAGCCACACCTAGTCCTTTCAAACTTCGTGAAAATTTTAATCATCGATTCTTACCAAGTTTTATGGTGGTGCAGGGATCTCATGCACATAGTTTTTGTCCATTATCTGGAAGTTAAGGTTAGGCTCTATTTGCTTCTTATTTTATAATCTTTAAACAGTAATGTATTCCGTCTTAAGTGTTTTCCTCAAATACTATATGATCATCAATTTGCAAACACTTCAAATCCACCTACTCTTGAGTCTTGTATTTTCAATATGTGTGATTTCTACCAAACATCCTCACTTCATGTGGCAAATTAGATGTTTGTTCATTCTTCTGTGTTCAATTTCGCACCATACTTATGGCCACAAATTAATGTAGAAGAAGCTTTCAAAAACCTTTGTGCAGCTTCCTTTTGTGAGATTATTCCTGTATCTGCAGACCTGATGAAGAGAACAGCACTGCTTCACATCCTTTTTACCTTCCATCTTGACAACTAATAAAAAACAGTAATACGATGTTGAACAAAGTGACATCACAACAAATAAATTATGTGGTTAGGATATACTGAACGAAACTGAAACTTCTATTTAATGGGGCAAACATTGTAGGAATCATTCCCTCCTTAATAAAACACAATACATTCATATCCAACATTTGTCACAATTTTGGTCATATCAATTGTGATTTCTGAATTTGTTAATATCATCCAAAATGTGGAAATTACATTACCATCGAACAAATAATTTACAAATTTCTCTTGAAGCCCTTAACCATTACAAAGAAAGCATCAGTAAATTGCATGGATTTAGATTTTAAAGGTGTAAATAATCTCCCATTAACATTTTGAACTTGATGGCTTGATATGAAGCATTTAATTTGTTGAACCCTAAGACATTGTAGCTGCAAAGTTGGGTGGTTACTTAAATTTTGGGGTCTTCTGTCTTTTCCTTCTTCAGGGTAATAAGACAACTAGCAGCTATGCTAGAAGCATAGAGACAGAGACATCCTATTCTGAAAATGGAATGTCATTTCGTGGAACAAGCCCCTCCAGCACCATTTCCTCAGCATTTGAAAATGCCGAATCCGGTAGTTATACTGCCCCACTCTATTGTGTCCTGGGAGTCGTTTTGAGTAATCACTCTCTGATTCTCATTGAGATTGATACTGACAACTGCTCATCAACTAATTGTGCTGTTTGGTTGTGATTGAGAGTGATATCTACAACTGCTCACCGACTAATTGTTCCTTGTTGTTCTTATGGACCCATATGCAATATATAATCTACTACAGAGGATAATCACCAGGCAAGTTCCAGATTTCATTCATATGCAGAGTCACTATTGACAGATGACAGCCATTCTGGTCTTTCAAGCTTTAATGATCTGCTACAACATCCAGGTATCTGGTTGTTTATATCATACATATTATGCGCTTTTCGTTCTCATCCATTGTCAGCAAgccaaatgctaaatttgtagCAAATATTCTGTTAAAAGGAAATCAGCAATTTGCTGCCGCAAATTACAAGTTACTTTCCCAGGGGACTAGGGAGGGAGAATTTAGTGGAGGCAGTTTTACATCTGGATCTCAAGCAATACCTGATTTGGCATCTTGGCAACAGGTTTACGGACTCCGTATCACAGGTTTGGTGGTGTATAACTAGTTTAACTGTATTCATCAAGTGTGTACGAAAACAATTCCAAGTGCTGTAGTTTGATTAGTGCACGTTTTGGACAGGTGAAGATGTTGATGAGCAGGTATCTGGGTGTTCTCTGCCTATCCAAGCCAATTGGCAGGTATTCATATACTATACGTTTTTGGACTTTGGTAAACCACCTCTATTCAAATATGTAAATAGGTAGGCATTTACGACACACCATGAAAAACTTTTGCTAAAGCATCTTTAATTGTCTCCCTGGTCTGATTAATAGATTTCTCGTCTGGAAGAACCTTCCTGAAATGCAAATTCTGCAATTATTTTGTTCGTACCTCACAAAAATAGATGCACTTGTAAATGTTTATTCTTCTCAATTTAATGTTGGTTTATATTGCTCCTGTTCTTTGGAGATTCAGGCTGGTCATCATGGCATTTGAGTGAATAGTTTCTCAAACATGAAAACAACCTCAATCGTTTAACCTAATTGACCAATCATGACCTTGGGCCCTCTTTTAGCAAGAAGAGGCCGTTGAACATGCTCTCTCCTGCATCTTTAGGTGATGTGATCCCATCGCTCGCTTAGTGATAATACAATGTTGGACACACCACACCCtataaaaattgattttttttgtgcTTATGCATTACATGCACGCAGTGATCAACTCTTCAGCTTTTCATTTCTTTGTAAAGTTTCTTCCTAGGTATCGTCGGTAttgaaaatgacagcaaataaGCTTTCTAAAGCGTAAACACCTAGTGTTGTCATGTGTCCCActgattatatttttttaccTCTACATGCATTTGTTCCTTATTTGCACTGTGTATCGTATCAAATGTAATTTGCTTTCCTCATCATGTTcttgaattattttttattttacctttTTTTCAGCCCTCCTATGAGAACTGTTCGTTTCATTTGAACAATACAACCGAAAACCAGGATCTGATGTTGAATTTGGCCCATGTTCCTGGAAGTACTATGTTTGAGGAGAAATCTCTTCCACCAAATCAAAAGAATGAGATGGAGCATTCCTACACATATCCTGATGAGCATAAGAAGCAGTCTGAGCAAAGTAATCTTCAAATGCTGatttcagatgctgattatggaAATGCAATAAACTCAAATTTGGATAATGTTGGGAGTATCCATGGAAACCAAAACTACTCATTCTCTGTGAAAATGCCAATAATGAATGAATTACAAGCAGAAGAAAGCTTGAAGAAAGTTGATAGCTTTTCCCGTTGGGTTGATAAAGAACTTGGAGAAGCTGATGAACTGCAATTGAAGTCAACTACTGGAAGTTCATGGAATCTTATGGGAAGCGAGGATGACTCCAATATGCCAGGTCAATTGCAGGAATACATAGATACTCTAAACCCTTCTATTTCCCAGGATCAGCTTTTTAGCATTATTGAGTTTTTGCCGAACTGGGCATATTCAAACTCGGAGACGGAGGTATTTTGTGATAGTTTTTCTCTCTTACATCAATCTTAATAGCAGACTGAAAGTTTATTATACAAGAACCAATCTCCTGCTTTTATCCACTAGAAATTATGGTTTAGACTTgttcacttttttgtttttttttatggattaacTTTTTGGTTTTCGATTTGACAAGGATGCTACATCATCATTCTTTTTCTGTTTTCAATATAATTTTGTTCTATTTTTGAACTAGCTGGAATTATTTGCAGTAAAAATGTCATTTTGAGGCACAAATTTACAGTAGCACCCACTATGATATTAACATCTTGTTTTACTGCCAAGCAGGTTTTGGTTGCTGGAACTTTTCTCAAAAGCAAACAGGAATTGGCGAAATGCAGGTGGTCGATTATGTTTGGAGAGGTGGAGGTGCCAGCGGTGGTTTTAGCAGATGGATTTCTCTCTTGCAATGCTCCTCCACATAATCCTGGACTGGTTCCTTTCTATGTAACTTCTTCGAACAGGTTGGCTTGTAGTGAAATAAGAGAATTTGAATTTAGGTTTGAGTCAGACGAAAATAATGATGTCAGCGAACATGATGCAACCGTAATGCATCTCCAGCAACGGTTTGAGAAGTTACTCTGCGTGGGACCTGTTGAAAGCCAGGTCAATTCAGTGGAGGATGTTTTTGAAAATCCGAGTGTAGTTGAGGCTGTCTTTTCTTCCCTGGAGAACGAAAAGCAAATGGATGCCAAGCTGGAATTAATAAATGGCATGCCACAGCTAAACATGATTTGGCAACAGCTCCTTGAAAAGCCGCTTAAAGAGAAattttgtggttggcttctccAACGAGTACTGGAAGGCAAGGGGCTAACATTTGTTGATGAAATGGGTCAAGGTTTGTTGCATTTAGCAGCTGCTCTAGGTTTTAATTGGGCCCTCCGGCCAATTATAGTTTCAGGGGTGAGCATAGATTTTCGTGATGTCAATGGATGGACAGCACTACATTGGGCTTCATTCTGTGGCAGGTTAAGTGGTTGaacttatttttcttttgtttgtttgcAAGTAGTTTATGCTGTCACTTTATGTTGATCGTGATTGTTTGTGCTCTGTGAAATTGTAAGACTCATGTAGCTGGCTTGTGCTGTTGCATTTGCTTATTTATGGGAACATTTGGTTCTACCATAGAAAACAGTTACAGTTCCCAATCTGTGCAAAACTCTAGTTATACGAGGTCTGAATGCTTGTAAAATGACAAATTCAAAAATTGGTGTAATTATATACCGATTAGAAGATTGTCAGACAGTAAAATGTTTGTAAAAATGGTAATGTGCTCAGTGTACCTCAGAATGATATTTCCTAATCCTCAttttcctaaaaaaataaatttctgttTTGCTTTAATATGTTCCCGCTGTTAATAGGGAGGACACAGTTGTAGCCCTAGTTTCTTTGGGTGCATCTCCTGGAGCGCTGACAGATCCTTCTTCTGAATATCCACTGGGTAGACCTCCTGCAGAGTTGGCTGCTGCCAGTGGACACAAGGGGATATCTGGTTTCCTTGCTGAGACTTCCTTGACTGCACACCTATCATCTCTTGGTGTGACTGATCGACCGAAAGAAGGCAGTGTCAACGTTTCTGCCGTGAAAGCAGTACATACACTTTCGGAGCGGGTGGCTGTTCCTGATTCTGAAAAGGATGTACCAGATGCACTGTCACTGAAGGATTCACTTGCTGCTGTATGTAATGCTACTCAAGCAGCCGCTCGGATCCATCAAATTTACCGCATTCAATCATTTCAGAGGAAACAGCTTAACAGACAGGGATCTGAAGTGTTGTCTCCAGATGAAAAGGCTGTTTCCCTTTTAACAACTAAGACAAGCAGGTTAGGTCAGTCTGCTGGTGTGGCCAATGCTGCTGCCACACGTATTCAGAAAAAGTTTCGTGGTTGGAGAATAAGAAAAGAATTTTTGCTTCTACGacagaaaattgtcaaaatccaGGTACTTTTCTGTACTCATTTATAGAACCAATATTTTTCAACTTCTATAATAATGTTCAAATATTTTCTCGGAATTCCTTTCCACATCTATTAAATACGACAATGTAATGAGAAATGGTTTCAATGTTGAGACATTGAAAAAACTAAAGTCACTGcaagaaagaaaaaacaaaagtcACTGCAAGAAAGCATCTTATGTTTGTTTTCATTTTTCGGAATCAATTTCTCATCTCCCAAAATAAAATACttatcattaatttttattttcttttccaaATTTTCCTTCTTTTCACATCTTCCAACATAATAATTACtttcaattattttatcatttttcaaaaatacttcATTATTATACTATGTTTTAATCCAAAATatactatttaaattttttaaaatgaatttatcCAACCAATTATAGTATAATTTGAAATCTTCATTAAAAATTTTAGTTTCTCTGATGCAAAAGTAAATACACATTTTAGTTTCTTAAAACATTAttccaaaatattttctctGAACTCTTCCCTTAAGAATCCCAAAATTAAACCAAACACTGTGCGTCATTTTCCAGCTTTTCTGAGTCTAATATAAATCCAATAGTCAAGCATGAACCATTTGCCTTATATTGTGTTTAATTGGAATCAACTACTCTAAACCTGACTTTCCTCGGTGGCATAGGCTCATGTAAGGGGGCATCAAGTGAGGAAAAAGTATAAACCTATTATATGGTCAGTGGGAATCATGGAGAAGGTGATTTTACGATGGAGACGCAAAGGGAAGGGACTGCGTGGATTCCGATCTGATGCAATGTTGAAAGAGCAGAATACACGAGTCAGCTTGCTTCATGAGGACAATTATGACTTCCTGAAGGAAGGAAGAAAGCAAGCTGAAGAAAGGATGCAGAAAGCACTTGCCAGGGTGAAGTCCATGGTTCACTATCCTGAAGCACGGGCTCAGTACCGTAGATTGCTGACTTCAGCTGAAGTTTTTCGTGAAAATAAggtatcaattttttttattaaaccaATTATCACCCAACTATGTTCCATATCTGTTTGCACCCTTTTGTTTTTCCGActcttttatattttaaacatatgcAATTAGAAATTTGTGCGAGATTGTGCaatgcaaaaaaaaattgtttatagCATCCAGGGGATGCTTGGTTTGTG
This sequence is a window from Primulina tabacum isolate GXHZ01 chromosome 17, ASM2559414v2, whole genome shotgun sequence. Protein-coding genes within it:
- the LOC142531884 gene encoding calmodulin-binding transcription activator 2-like isoform X2 encodes the protein MAEIGSPYSLGHRLDVQQILSEARHRWLRPAEICEILGCYEKFKVSPQPPNKPISGSVFLFDRKVLRYFRKDGHNWRKKKDGKTVKEAHEKLKVGSVDMLHCYYAHGEDNENFQRRSYWLLEQDLMHIVFVHYLEVKGNKTTSSYARSIETETSYSENGMSFRGTSPSSTISSAFENAESEDNHQASSRFHSYAESLLTDDSHSGLSSFNDLLQHPGNQQFAAANYKLLSQGTREGEFSGGSFTSGSQAIPDLASWQQVYGLRITGEDVDEQVSGCSLPIQANWQDLMLNLAHVPGSTMFEEKSLPPNQKNEMEHSYTYPDEHKKQSEQSNLQMLISDADYGNAINSNLDNVGSIHGNQNYSFSVKMPIMNELQAEESLKKVDSFSRWVDKELGEADELQLKSTTGSSWNLMGSEDDSNMPGQLQEYIDTLNPSISQDQLFSIIEFLPNWAYSNSETEVLVAGTFLKSKQELAKCRWSIMFGEVEVPAVVLADGFLSCNAPPHNPGLVPFYVTSSNRLACSEIREFEFRFESDENNDVSEHDATVMHLQQRFEKLLCVGPVESQVNSVEDVFENPSVVEAVFSSLENEKQMDAKLELINGMPQLNMIWQQLLEKPLKEKFCGWLLQRVLEGKGLTFVDEMGQGLLHLAAALGFNWALRPIIVSGVSIDFRDVNGWTALHWASFCGREDTVVALVSLGASPGALTDPSSEYPLGRPPAELAAASGHKGISGFLAETSLTAHLSSLGVTDRPKEGSVNVSAVKAVHTLSERVAVPDSEKDVPDALSLKDSLAAVCNATQAAARIHQIYRIQSFQRKQLNRQGSEVLSPDEKAVSLLTTKTSRLGQSAGVANAAATRIQKKFRGWRIRKEFLLLRQKIVKIQAHVRGHQVRKKYKPIIWSVGIMEKVILRWRRKGKGLRGFRSDAMLKEQNTRVSLLHEDNYDFLKEGRKQAEERMQKALARVKSMVHYPEARAQYRRLLTSAEVFRENKDASDRIPYNENTIYPEEDLFDLEALLDDDSFMSLAFE
- the LOC142531884 gene encoding calmodulin-binding transcription activator 2-like isoform X1, encoding MAEIGSPYSLGHRLDVQQILSEARHRWLRPAEICEILGCYEKFKVSPQPPNKPISGSVFLFDRKVLRYFRKDGHNWRKKKDGKTVKEAHEKLKVGSVDMLHCYYAHGEDNENFQRRSYWLLEQDLMHIVFVHYLEVKGNKTTSSYARSIETETSYSENGMSFRGTSPSSTISSAFENAESEDNHQASSRFHSYAESLLTDDSHSGLSSFNDLLQHPGNQQFAAANYKLLSQGTREGEFSGGSFTSGSQAIPDLASWQQVYGLRITGEDVDEQVSGCSLPIQANWQPSYENCSFHLNNTTENQDLMLNLAHVPGSTMFEEKSLPPNQKNEMEHSYTYPDEHKKQSEQSNLQMLISDADYGNAINSNLDNVGSIHGNQNYSFSVKMPIMNELQAEESLKKVDSFSRWVDKELGEADELQLKSTTGSSWNLMGSEDDSNMPGQLQEYIDTLNPSISQDQLFSIIEFLPNWAYSNSETEVLVAGTFLKSKQELAKCRWSIMFGEVEVPAVVLADGFLSCNAPPHNPGLVPFYVTSSNRLACSEIREFEFRFESDENNDVSEHDATVMHLQQRFEKLLCVGPVESQVNSVEDVFENPSVVEAVFSSLENEKQMDAKLELINGMPQLNMIWQQLLEKPLKEKFCGWLLQRVLEGKGLTFVDEMGQGLLHLAAALGFNWALRPIIVSGVSIDFRDVNGWTALHWASFCGREDTVVALVSLGASPGALTDPSSEYPLGRPPAELAAASGHKGISGFLAETSLTAHLSSLGVTDRPKEGSVNVSAVKAVHTLSERVAVPDSEKDVPDALSLKDSLAAVCNATQAAARIHQIYRIQSFQRKQLNRQGSEVLSPDEKAVSLLTTKTSRLGQSAGVANAAATRIQKKFRGWRIRKEFLLLRQKIVKIQAHVRGHQVRKKYKPIIWSVGIMEKVILRWRRKGKGLRGFRSDAMLKEQNTRVSLLHEDNYDFLKEGRKQAEERMQKALARVKSMVHYPEARAQYRRLLTSAEVFRENKDASDRIPYNENTIYPEEDLFDLEALLDDDSFMSLAFE